CCAGCGCAAGAGTGCGTTGCAGGCCGCGGTGGATTCGAATAATCCGTGCAGGTAGGTGCCGAGGATCTGGCCGTTCTCCGACAGTGCGCCGTCGCTGCCCCCATCAAGGTAGACGGCGGGACACATCAGCGCCTCGCCGCGGGTCACGCCCGCGTGGATCTCGTAGCCGGTGACGGTCGCGTCTTCGAGCACCAGCATCCCGGTGACATTCCGGAGCTGCTTGTCGCGCTCCAATTTGGTCGTGAGCGCCAGGAGCCCGAGCCCGGGGCTGCTGCCCGGCTCGCCTTCGAGCCCGAGGGGGTCATGAATCGCTTGGCCCAGCATCTGGAAGCCGCCGCAGAGCCCGATGAGCTTGCCGCCGTAGCGCAGGTGGCGCAGGATGGCCTGCTCCCACGCTTGCGCGCGCAGCCAGGCGAGGTCGGCGCGCACGCTCTTTGACCCTGGGAGGATAATCAGGTCGCAGGGCGGGATCGGCTCGCCCGGCCCGACATAGCGGAAAGCCACTTGCGGATGCAGGCGCAGCGGATCGAAGTCGGTGTGGTTGCTGATGCGCGGGAGCACCGCCACAATGACCCGTAGTTGTCCCTCGGGCGCTGCATCGTTGTGGCAAAGCGCATCCTCGGCCTCGAGATGCAGGCCGTGCAGATAAGGCAGGACACCGAGCACCGGTTTGCCCGTGCGACGCTCCAGCCAATCGAGCCCGGACTCGAGCAGCGCGAGATCGCCGCGAAAGCGGTTGATGACGAAGCCGGCGATCCGCGCCCGTTCGCTCTCACCCAGTAGCGCTAGCGTACCGACGATATGCGCGAACACGCCACCGCGGTCGATGTCCGCCACCAGCACCACCGGGCAATCTACCGCTTCGGCGAAGCCCATGTTGGCGATGTCGTTGTGGCGCAGGTTGATCTCCGCCGGGCTGCCCGCGCCTTCCGCGAGGATGACCTCGTGGTGCCGGCTCAGCCGTTGATAGGACTCGAGCACCGCGCGACGCGCGATGCGCTTGTAATCGTGATAGGCGCTTGCGTCCATATTGCCGACGGCGCAGCCGTGGATGATAACCTGCGCGCCGGTATCCGTATTGGGTTTGAGCAGCACCGGGTTCATGTCGCTGTGCGGCGCGAGGCCGCAGGCCCGTGCCTGCACCGCCTGGGCGCGGCCGATCTCCCCACCATCTACAGTGACCGCGCTATTGAGCGCCATGTTCTGCGGCTTGAAAGGCGCCACACGCACGCCGCGACGCGCGAGCACCCGGCACAACCCCGTGACGAGCAGGCTCTTGCCCGCATCGGAGGTCGTCCCCTGAACCATGAGCGTCGGCGTCTTCATGTCGGCGCGAACTCCGTGCAGGCGTTGGCGAGCGTCTGGTCAAGGCGCGCCCAGCCGGCCTCTGCGCCGGGCAGACCGAAACGCAGGCTTGCGGGTTCCGTGAACAATCGGGTCAGAATACCTTGCCGCGCCAGCCGCTCGTGAATAGCGGCTGCGTGCGGGGTCGGTACCCACTGGAAAAGAACACAGCTGCCGCCTATGGCCAGGCCATGTTGGTTCAATAGCGCAGCGAGTCGCTCAGCCTTCTTGAGGAGCTGCGCTCGGGCGGCCTCTTGCCAGGCGCGGTCCGCCAAGGCGCGTTCCGCGACCCAACGAGACGGCGCGGCGACCGTCCAGGGGCCGAGCTGGCCGCGTAGCCGATGCAGCCAGGACGATTCGGCCAGCACGAAGCCCACGCGCGCACCGGCGAGCCCGAAGAACTTGCCGAGCGAGCGCAGCACGAGGAGTCCGGGCCGGGTACTGTAAGGAGCCAGGCTGTCCGCCGGGGTGGGATCGATGAAGGCTTCGTCCACCACCAGCCAGCCCTCGCGGGCGGCTAGGTAGTCGTGCCAGTCGAGTAAGGTTTCCACGGCGAAACGATCGCCCGTAGGGTTGTTCGGGTGGATGACGGCCAGCACGTCCACATGCCTCGCGGTGTTGCCCAACACCTCCACGGGTACCCCGATGACCTCGTGCCCGGCACGTCGCCAGGCGCGGGCGTACTCGGCGTAGCCGGGGGTGATAATACCCACGCGGCAGGGCGTGTGCAGCCGCGGCAAGGCTTGGATCGCCGCCTGTGAGCCTGCAACCGGCAGGACGTGGGGAGCCTCGTAATAGGCACGGGCGGCGTCGATGAGCCCGTCGTCGTCCTCCGGCAGGCGGGCCCACGCGCTGACCGGGATT
This sequence is a window from Pseudomonadota bacterium. Protein-coding genes within it:
- the cobD gene encoding threonine-phosphate decarboxylase CobD produces the protein MLEHGGRLREAARRYGIPLDAWLDLSTGINPRPWPVPAIPVSAWARLPEDDDGLIDAARAYYEAPHVLPVAGSQAAIQALPRLHTPCRVGIITPGYAEYARAWRRAGHEVIGVPVEVLGNTARHVDVLAVIHPNNPTGDRFAVETLLDWHDYLAAREGWLVVDEAFIDPTPADSLAPYSTRPGLLVLRSLGKFFGLAGARVGFVLAESSWLHRLRGQLGPWTVAAPSRWVAERALADRAWQEAARAQLLKKAERLAALLNQHGLAIGGSCVLFQWVPTPHAAAIHERLARQGILTRLFTEPASLRFGLPGAEAGWARLDQTLANACTEFAPT
- a CDS encoding cobyric acid synthase, which gives rise to MKTPTLMVQGTTSDAGKSLLVTGLCRVLARRGVRVAPFKPQNMALNSAVTVDGGEIGRAQAVQARACGLAPHSDMNPVLLKPNTDTGAQVIIHGCAVGNMDASAYHDYKRIARRAVLESYQRLSRHHEVILAEGAGSPAEINLRHNDIANMGFAEAVDCPVVLVADIDRGGVFAHIVGTLALLGESERARIAGFVINRFRGDLALLESGLDWLERRTGKPVLGVLPYLHGLHLEAEDALCHNDAAPEGQLRVIVAVLPRISNHTDFDPLRLHPQVAFRYVGPGEPIPPCDLIILPGSKSVRADLAWLRAQAWEQAILRHLRYGGKLIGLCGGFQMLGQAIHDPLGLEGEPGSSPGLGLLALTTKLERDKQLRNVTGMLVLEDATVTGYEIHAGVTRGEALMCPAVYLDGGSDGALSENGQILGTYLHGLFESTAACNALLRWAGLDNPQTPDYHAMRETHIDRLADACEMHLDLTAIARLVGIGSRIGRHQA